The Paenibacillus macerans genome includes a window with the following:
- a CDS encoding methionine ABC transporter permease, protein MFDFAAMWHDVLQYRAQIGEAIGETFMMVGISLAAAILLGFPLGTLMFLTSKGQLYEHRGWSAVLNSAVNIVRSFPFLLLVVFMIPLTRLIVGTAIGTLAASVPLAIVAVAIYSRFVEQSLLEVPRGVMEAARAMGASKLAIIFKFLLVEARSGLVLGLTSSTISFISYSTVMGVVGGGGVGDFAIRYGYQRFETELMVAVIVLMIILVQGIQFAGNAISRRLDKR, encoded by the coding sequence ATGTTTGATTTTGCCGCCATGTGGCACGATGTGCTGCAATACCGCGCTCAGATCGGGGAAGCGATCGGCGAAACGTTTATGATGGTCGGTATCTCGCTGGCCGCGGCTATCCTGCTTGGGTTTCCGCTCGGCACGCTGATGTTTCTGACCAGCAAAGGGCAGCTGTACGAACATCGCGGCTGGTCGGCCGTTCTGAACAGCGCTGTGAACATTGTACGCTCCTTTCCGTTTTTGCTGCTGGTCGTGTTCATGATTCCGCTCACCCGCTTGATTGTGGGCACCGCGATTGGAACACTGGCCGCTTCCGTGCCGCTGGCGATCGTGGCGGTGGCGATTTATTCGCGGTTCGTGGAGCAGTCGCTGCTGGAGGTGCCGCGCGGCGTGATGGAGGCGGCCCGGGCCATGGGGGCCTCGAAGCTGGCTATCATTTTCAAATTTTTACTGGTGGAAGCCCGTTCCGGTCTGGTGCTTGGACTGACCTCCTCGACGATCAGCTTTATTTCCTACTCCACGGTCATGGGGGTGGTCGGCGGCGGCGGGGTCGGCGATTTTGCCATCCGCTACGGCTACCAGCGCTTCGAAACGGAGCTGATGGTTGCCGTCATCGTGCTGATGATTATTTTGGTGCAGGGCATTCAGTTTGCCGGAAATGCGATTTCCCGGCGTTTGGACAAGCGTTAA
- a CDS encoding sigma-70 family RNA polymerase sigma factor — protein sequence MKEEKLAVAVCTGDEEAFFNFVSRHKRKLYGVAYSYMHNEADALDMLQEAAYRGWSKCHTLKDPGAMLPWLIRIVIHCCIEELRRQKRRKKIILERSVTYTPEMISVAKLDMEKALSRLKPKYRNAIILRYYNDMTVPEIAQILGKAEGTIKTWLHQGLKQLRGKINYGDEHGGELQHGQS from the coding sequence ATGAAAGAGGAAAAGCTGGCCGTGGCTGTTTGCACGGGAGATGAAGAAGCCTTCTTCAACTTCGTGTCCAGGCACAAGCGAAAGCTCTACGGTGTTGCATACAGCTATATGCACAACGAGGCCGACGCGCTGGATATGCTGCAGGAAGCAGCATATAGGGGGTGGTCGAAATGCCACACATTAAAAGATCCCGGCGCAATGCTGCCTTGGTTGATCCGAATCGTCATCCATTGCTGCATAGAAGAACTAAGACGGCAAAAACGCCGGAAAAAGATCATTTTGGAGCGCTCCGTTACATACACCCCCGAGATGATAAGTGTTGCAAAGCTCGACATGGAAAAGGCGCTAAGCCGCCTAAAGCCCAAGTACAGAAATGCAATTATACTCAGGTACTACAATGATATGACCGTTCCGGAGATCGCCCAAATACTCGGGAAGGCGGAGGGGACCATCAAGACGTGGCTGCACCAGGGACTCAAGCAATTGCGCGGCAAAATAAATTACGGAGACGAACATGGAGGTGAACTTCAACATGGCCAATCATGA
- a CDS encoding DUF4179 domain-containing protein has translation MANHEDWIMEKSWQEVRQAAGRVTDEKLDEALRQGIERAARERMRPLSRLRTMKRLRVAAAVLSILLVIGAGAVGSYKLNRIYRVPAAEKAPINARIPSYVENIFDANSQLDNPSLLNMLKQAADHGLYHELNQSIVAKGYKMTVDGIVADSRRIIMFYTTENQNEDLPLRLSYNQPPQLLDRQGRPLNGSFTWDTYAQLPKNQPLTKGVMVFDFETAGQIPESFQIKTTWSQFQRQGSNERQSSNVSVERTENLVVPVTIQNGAHAADIEERPIHVEITQSGQQITFTKLIQSPLRTDLVFDFKSSTGQKLEKIEAVLELASLKKQAKERMDFDTTLRYDRTLLTPEGGTIYLTSSFYSEHRELWLKFYYASFQPDHEVQITVDPEEGKLVHSPDSQISLERIPEESTDEELRLRLQYGPQKEVKGGYFELKDTFADADGERHPFTQQYDAGEGTFLSIPNYRQYPGPFSFDIIRYWGNVLELNEVDEQRIR, from the coding sequence ATGGCCAATCATGAGGACTGGATAATGGAAAAAAGCTGGCAGGAAGTACGTCAGGCTGCCGGAAGAGTAACGGACGAGAAGTTAGACGAGGCGCTGCGGCAGGGCATAGAGCGGGCTGCTCGTGAACGGATGCGTCCGTTGTCCCGATTGCGGACGATGAAGCGGCTTCGCGTTGCCGCTGCGGTCCTGTCTATCTTGTTGGTCATCGGAGCCGGCGCAGTAGGCAGCTATAAGCTAAACCGGATATACCGGGTCCCAGCGGCAGAAAAGGCACCGATCAATGCGCGGATTCCCTCCTATGTGGAGAACATTTTCGATGCGAACAGCCAATTGGATAATCCTTCACTTCTCAACATGCTCAAACAAGCTGCCGATCACGGTCTGTATCATGAGCTGAATCAATCTATCGTCGCTAAAGGTTATAAAATGACGGTTGATGGAATCGTGGCGGACAGCAGGCGAATCATTATGTTTTATACCACAGAGAACCAGAATGAGGATCTTCCATTACGCCTGAGCTATAACCAGCCTCCGCAGTTGCTGGATCGTCAGGGCCGGCCGCTGAATGGTTCGTTCACTTGGGACACCTACGCCCAGTTGCCTAAAAATCAGCCGCTGACCAAGGGGGTTATGGTATTTGATTTTGAAACGGCCGGACAAATTCCGGAAAGCTTCCAGATCAAAACGACCTGGTCTCAGTTTCAACGGCAAGGCAGCAATGAACGCCAAAGCAGCAATGTTAGTGTAGAGAGAACAGAAAACCTGGTCGTACCCGTTACGATTCAAAATGGCGCTCACGCCGCGGATATTGAGGAGCGGCCGATCCACGTGGAGATAACGCAGAGCGGACAGCAGATCACCTTTACCAAACTGATTCAGAGCCCCCTGAGGACGGACCTTGTTTTCGATTTCAAGAGCAGCACCGGCCAAAAGCTGGAAAAGATCGAAGCCGTGCTGGAGCTTGCCTCACTGAAAAAGCAGGCAAAGGAGCGCATGGATTTTGATACAACATTAAGGTATGATCGAACCCTGCTGACGCCTGAAGGGGGAACGATTTACCTGACCAGCAGCTTCTACTCGGAGCATAGGGAATTATGGCTAAAATTTTATTATGCGAGCTTCCAGCCCGATCACGAAGTGCAGATTACCGTTGATCCCGAGGAAGGCAAGCTGGTTCACTCTCCCGATTCCCAGATCTCACTGGAGCGGATTCCGGAGGAAAGTACGGACGAGGAATTGCGTTTGCGTCTGCAATACGGGCCCCAAAAAGAGGTTAAAGGAGGGTATTTCGAACTGAAGGATACGTTTGCGGATGCCGACGGCGAGCGTCATCCCTTCACTCAGCAATATGATGCCGGGGAAGGAACATTTCTCTCCATTCCGAACTACCGGCAATATCCCGGCCCCTTCAGCTTCGATATTATAAGATATTGGGGTAACGTTCTGGAATTAAATGAAGTGGATGAACAGCGCATTCGTTAG
- a CDS encoding methionine ABC transporter ATP-binding protein: MITLEHVSKTYRLPDGQLEAVQDVSLAVEKGTIHGIIGASGAGKSTLLRMMNALELPDRGRITVMGRELTVLPEAALRKVRRSIGMIFQQFHLLNNRTVSGNISVPLELAGTPRRERAERVDECLRFVGLPDKAKQYPSALSGGQKQRVAIARALANRPDVLLCDEPTSSLDPRTTAEILEVLRHIRDTLGVTIVIVTHEMEVVKSLCDTVSVMENGRLTDTFPLGQRRGAADKSALAMSYREQLLAGTEGRHV; the protein is encoded by the coding sequence ATCATCACCCTGGAGCATGTGAGCAAAACATACCGCTTGCCGGACGGTCAGTTGGAAGCGGTGCAGGATGTGTCCCTTGCCGTCGAGAAAGGGACGATTCACGGCATTATCGGAGCGAGCGGGGCCGGCAAATCGACGCTGCTGCGGATGATGAACGCTTTGGAGCTGCCCGACCGCGGGAGAATTACCGTCATGGGGCGGGAACTGACAGTTCTCCCGGAGGCTGCGCTGCGGAAGGTGCGCCGGTCGATCGGGATGATTTTCCAGCAGTTTCATCTGCTGAATAACCGGACGGTCAGCGGCAACATATCGGTGCCGCTTGAATTGGCCGGGACCCCAAGACGCGAGCGCGCCGAGCGCGTGGATGAGTGTCTGCGGTTCGTTGGCCTGCCGGACAAGGCGAAGCAGTATCCGTCGGCCTTAAGCGGCGGGCAAAAACAGCGGGTGGCGATCGCCCGGGCCCTGGCGAACCGGCCGGACGTGCTGCTCTGCGATGAGCCGACCTCGTCGCTCGACCCGCGGACGACGGCGGAAATTTTGGAGGTGCTGAGGCATATCCGCGACACCCTTGGAGTAACGATCGTGATCGTGACCCACGAAATGGAGGTCGTGAAAAGCCTCTGCGACACCGTGTCCGTCATGGAGAACGGAAGGCTGACGGATACGTTCCCTCTGGGGCAGCGCCGGGGTGCGGCGGATAAGTCTGCACTTGCGATGTCCTACCGGGAGCAGCTGCTCGCAGGAACGGAGGGGCGCCATGTTTGA
- a CDS encoding DMT family transporter codes for MKNASASSRVNGVGAGTGKTGLQAGRSAGTLAGGAAAPGGASGKAAALAGSAAAKGTAKTGFWLVVLGAALWGVDPLFRVILLKSLTSAQIVLIEHIIIALVAVPVLWKNRSELKGLGWRHAGALLFISWGGSAIATILFTMALSSGDLNAVLLLQKMQPLFAILLAGLLLKEKLPRHFFGLLTVALAGTYLLTFGFTVPIGHWSDFVQIGSLLSLGAAALWGGSTVMGRLMVGKMKYETVTSLRFILALPLLLAIAWNEGAGWNLPAGGWQIAAVSLNMLGQALLPGLLSLLVYYKGLTTTKASVATLAELSFPMVGVLVNWVAFQQMITAAQVCGFVLIWAALFIISRQGGSPAAETKAGNAGKVGKAGA; via the coding sequence ATGAAAAATGCAAGCGCAAGCAGCAGAGTAAACGGAGTAGGAGCGGGAACCGGCAAGACCGGTTTGCAGGCCGGACGCAGCGCCGGCACGCTGGCGGGAGGGGCCGCAGCGCCAGGCGGCGCGTCAGGGAAAGCGGCAGCCTTGGCCGGGAGCGCGGCCGCGAAAGGTACGGCGAAAACCGGGTTTTGGCTCGTTGTTTTGGGAGCCGCCCTTTGGGGCGTCGACCCGCTGTTTCGGGTCATTTTGCTGAAGTCGCTGACGTCGGCGCAAATCGTTCTGATTGAACACATCATCATCGCTTTGGTGGCCGTTCCGGTGTTATGGAAAAACCGCTCCGAACTGAAAGGGCTGGGCTGGCGCCACGCCGGCGCGCTGCTCTTCATTTCCTGGGGCGGGTCGGCGATCGCCACCATCCTGTTCACGATGGCGCTCTCCAGCGGCGATTTGAACGCCGTGCTGCTGCTGCAAAAAATGCAGCCGCTGTTCGCCATCCTGCTCGCCGGCCTGCTATTGAAGGAGAAGCTGCCGCGCCACTTTTTCGGATTGCTGACGGTCGCTTTGGCCGGAACGTACCTGCTTACTTTCGGATTTACGGTTCCGATCGGGCACTGGAGCGATTTCGTGCAAATCGGCAGCCTGCTTTCGCTGGGAGCGGCCGCGCTTTGGGGCGGTTCCACCGTGATGGGGCGGCTGATGGTCGGGAAGATGAAGTATGAGACGGTGACGTCGCTGCGGTTTATTTTGGCGCTGCCGCTGCTGCTGGCTATCGCCTGGAACGAAGGGGCGGGCTGGAACCTGCCGGCCGGAGGCTGGCAAATCGCCGCCGTTTCGCTGAATATGCTTGGACAAGCGCTGCTGCCGGGTCTCCTGAGCCTGCTCGTCTACTACAAAGGACTGACGACCACGAAGGCGTCGGTAGCCACGCTGGCCGAGCTGAGCTTCCCGATGGTCGGGGTGCTCGTCAACTGGGTGGCGTTCCAGCAGATGATTACGGCGGCCCAAGTGTGCGGCTTCGTGCTGATCTGGGCGGCGCTGTTCATCATCTCACGCCAGGGCGGCTCGCCCGCCGCGGAGACGAAAGCGGGCAACGCGGGCAAAGTGGGTAAAGCTGGCGCTTAA
- a CDS encoding SDR family NAD(P)-dependent oxidoreductase, whose product MLKIDLTGKIALITGATGQLGRVMARTLAGCGAKVAIHYMNNEAKAQELLDEITAAGGSAMIVQGDVTKEASTVHMKKEIRENLGDPDIVAANAVVQYDWMSVLEQPASDYVSQFESCVLQSVFLAKAFIPAMMEKKYGRFIGINTECAMQNFPNQSAYTAGKRGMDGVYRVLAKEVGEHQITVNQVAPGWTISERERNLEERNDSAYIAGVPLKRRGEDQDIANAVAFLASDLAGFITGAYIPVSGGNVMPAI is encoded by the coding sequence ATGCTAAAAATCGATCTGACGGGAAAAATTGCTTTGATCACTGGAGCAACGGGGCAACTGGGACGGGTGATGGCCCGGACGCTGGCCGGGTGCGGGGCCAAGGTGGCCATTCATTACATGAATAACGAAGCCAAAGCGCAGGAACTGCTTGACGAAATAACGGCGGCGGGCGGATCGGCGATGATTGTGCAGGGCGATGTCACGAAGGAAGCGTCCACGGTGCATATGAAAAAAGAAATCCGGGAGAACCTGGGCGATCCGGATATCGTCGCCGCCAACGCCGTCGTGCAATACGACTGGATGTCCGTGCTGGAGCAGCCTGCATCGGACTACGTCAGCCAGTTCGAATCGTGTGTGCTGCAGAGCGTATTTCTCGCCAAAGCGTTTATTCCGGCAATGATGGAGAAAAAATACGGACGTTTTATCGGGATCAACACCGAATGCGCGATGCAGAATTTCCCGAATCAATCGGCCTACACGGCCGGCAAAAGAGGGATGGACGGCGTATACCGCGTACTGGCCAAAGAGGTCGGCGAGCATCAGATCACCGTCAACCAGGTGGCCCCGGGCTGGACGATCAGCGAGCGGGAACGAAACTTAGAGGAACGGAACGATTCGGCTTACATCGCCGGCGTTCCGTTGAAGCGGCGGGGCGAGGACCAGGATATCGCCAACGCCGTGGCGTTCCTCGCATCCGATTTGGCCGGCTTTATTACGGGCGCGTACATTCCGGTCAGCGGCGGCAATGTGATGCCGGCGATTTGA
- a CDS encoding MetQ/NlpA family ABC transporter substrate-binding protein, with protein MKWMMSLALLALVLTACGSGGGQNGAAKGAGNEAGTNGASPAAAPAETTTTTLKVATLIPPMTEILELIKPQLKEEGIDLELVVLSDNVQPNDALANKEVDANFFQHVPYMEQYNESKNAHLAAVQPVYHAVYGAYSKKYKSMEELPDGATIAIANDPSNIARSLMMLDKAGVIKLKEGAGLEATQADIVENSHNYKFEEVDLLMLARMLDDADLVLMTPAYASPLGLTPKKDALLTETVDSAFAITLVAREDNKDSEPVQKLAKAISSPEVKQFLEQKYDEIALPAF; from the coding sequence ATGAAATGGATGATGAGCCTGGCGCTGCTGGCGCTTGTGCTGACTGCGTGCGGGAGCGGCGGCGGACAAAACGGGGCGGCGAAAGGCGCCGGAAATGAAGCGGGTACGAACGGAGCGTCTCCGGCGGCAGCGCCCGCAGAAACAACAACGACGACTTTGAAGGTAGCCACCTTGATTCCGCCGATGACGGAAATTCTTGAACTGATCAAGCCGCAGCTTAAAGAGGAGGGCATCGACCTGGAACTGGTCGTATTGTCCGACAATGTGCAGCCAAACGATGCTTTGGCCAACAAGGAAGTCGATGCGAATTTTTTCCAGCACGTTCCTTACATGGAGCAGTACAATGAAAGCAAAAACGCCCATCTAGCGGCGGTTCAGCCGGTATATCACGCGGTGTACGGCGCATATTCCAAAAAGTACAAATCGATGGAGGAACTGCCGGACGGGGCGACGATCGCCATCGCCAACGATCCTTCCAACATCGCTAGGTCGCTGATGATGCTGGATAAGGCGGGGGTCATCAAGCTGAAGGAAGGCGCGGGGCTGGAAGCCACCCAGGCGGACATCGTGGAAAACAGCCATAATTACAAATTCGAAGAAGTCGATTTGCTGATGCTGGCCCGGATGCTCGATGACGCCGACCTGGTGCTGATGACGCCGGCGTATGCCAGCCCGCTCGGACTGACGCCGAAGAAGGACGCGCTGCTGACGGAAACCGTCGATTCCGCGTTTGCCATTACGCTTGTCGCCCGCGAGGACAACAAGGATTCGGAGCCGGTCCAAAAGCTGGCCAAAGCGATTTCCAGCCCGGAAGTGAAACAGTTCCTGGAACAAAAATACGACGAGATCGCGCTGCCGGCGTTCTAA
- a CDS encoding ArsR/SmtB family transcription factor encodes MKVLYHPDREEIQLSSILYALSDPVRLSVVAEIRKKGEQPCNCFDVPVAKSTLSHHARTLREAGVVFTRIQGTQRFLSLREEDLEYRFPGLLDSVLKAYESSNGRIGIELSEADR; translated from the coding sequence ATGAAAGTGCTGTATCATCCGGACCGGGAAGAAATCCAGTTGTCTTCCATACTGTATGCCCTTAGCGATCCCGTACGGTTAAGCGTCGTGGCCGAAATCCGCAAAAAGGGCGAGCAGCCGTGCAACTGCTTCGACGTGCCGGTCGCCAAATCGACATTGTCCCATCATGCCCGCACGCTGCGCGAGGCGGGGGTTGTGTTTACGCGCATCCAGGGAACCCAGCGCTTTCTGTCGCTGCGGGAGGAGGATCTGGAGTACCGCTTTCCCGGACTGCTCGATTCGGTACTGAAGGCTTACGAAAGCTCAAATGGTAGAATTGGCATAGAGCTGTCCGAAGCGGACCGCTAA
- a CDS encoding glycoside hydrolase family 52 protein — translation MGKNIFFNAHHSPVGAFASFTLGYPGKSGGFDLELGSPPNQNIYIGLQEDGQNRYRALPFFGEGQDERDRYTTEDSGDEGELQHSVQKNDSGIIAAFARGEITRKFGVATDEWQAGDLTFRLYSPFGPVPDPAAAAEEELRFALCPAVLAEITVDNTRGKSARKAFFGFQNTDPYTSVRRLEDTTEGRICGVGQGRNTAIASNDPRVASAGFFTMEAILQPKVPENLRFGLGPVGALLMDTPAGEKATYRFALCFYRGGYVTTGMDTSYYYTRFFGNIEEVAAYALEQFDRKLAAARQAEELVNAPHLNEDQRFMLAHAIRSYYGSSELLDHEGRPLWIVNEGEYRMMNTFDLTVDQLFFELKMNPWTVKNELDLFTRRYSYEDTVRLPGDDTVYPGGISFTHDMGVANSFSRPGYSAYELHAIDDCFSHMTHEQLVNWVLCASVYVSQTGDNEWLSRNLGVLEQCLDSMVNRDQPDPAKRTGIMGLDSSRTMGGAEITTYDSLDVSLGQARNNIYLAGKSWAAYVAMEKLLRDNGREEQAALAGRQAELCARTIVAHMQPGGYIPAVIQENNDSKIIPAIEGLIFPLYTGCGEALDRGGRFGEYIAALAEHLRAVLKPGVCLFEDGGWKLSSTSNNSWLSKIYLCQFIARRILGLPWDEQGRAADAAHAAWLTSEQNAYWSWSDQMMAGVICGSRYYPRGVTAILWLDEK, via the coding sequence TTGGGTAAAAATATTTTTTTCAACGCGCATCACTCGCCGGTCGGCGCTTTCGCCAGCTTCACGCTCGGGTATCCCGGCAAAAGCGGCGGGTTTGATCTGGAGCTTGGCAGCCCGCCCAACCAGAATATATACATCGGATTGCAGGAAGACGGCCAGAACCGCTACCGGGCCTTGCCGTTTTTCGGGGAAGGCCAGGACGAACGCGACCGTTACACGACGGAGGATAGCGGAGATGAGGGTGAACTTCAGCATTCCGTGCAAAAAAATGACAGCGGTATCATCGCTGCGTTTGCGCGCGGGGAGATCACCCGCAAGTTTGGCGTGGCGACCGACGAGTGGCAGGCCGGCGATCTGACGTTCCGCCTGTACTCCCCGTTCGGGCCGGTGCCCGATCCGGCAGCCGCCGCGGAGGAGGAGCTCCGCTTCGCCCTTTGCCCAGCGGTGCTGGCGGAAATTACGGTCGACAACACCCGCGGCAAGTCGGCGCGCAAAGCGTTTTTCGGCTTCCAGAACACCGACCCGTACACTTCGGTCCGCCGCCTGGAAGACACGACCGAAGGGCGGATTTGCGGCGTCGGCCAAGGCCGGAACACGGCGATTGCCTCAAACGATCCGCGGGTGGCGAGCGCCGGATTTTTCACGATGGAAGCGATTCTGCAGCCGAAGGTGCCGGAAAACCTGCGGTTCGGGCTCGGTCCGGTGGGCGCGCTGTTGATGGATACCCCGGCCGGCGAAAAAGCCACTTACCGCTTTGCGCTTTGCTTCTACCGCGGCGGTTACGTTACTACCGGGATGGACACGTCCTACTATTACACACGGTTTTTCGGCAATATCGAGGAAGTGGCCGCTTACGCGCTGGAGCAGTTCGACCGCAAGCTCGCAGCCGCGCGCCAAGCCGAAGAACTGGTGAACGCTCCGCATCTGAACGAGGATCAGCGGTTTATGCTGGCGCACGCCATTCGCAGCTACTACGGGTCCAGCGAGCTGCTTGACCACGAGGGACGGCCGCTTTGGATCGTCAACGAAGGCGAATACCGGATGATGAACACGTTTGATCTGACGGTTGACCAGCTGTTTTTTGAGCTGAAAATGAACCCGTGGACGGTCAAAAACGAGCTCGACCTGTTCACCCGCCGCTACAGCTACGAGGATACGGTCCGCCTTCCGGGCGATGATACCGTGTATCCCGGGGGCATCAGCTTCACGCATGATATGGGCGTGGCCAATTCGTTCTCCCGGCCCGGCTACTCCGCTTATGAGCTGCATGCGATCGACGACTGCTTCTCGCACATGACGCATGAGCAGCTTGTCAACTGGGTGCTGTGCGCTTCCGTTTATGTGAGTCAGACGGGGGACAACGAGTGGCTGAGCCGCAACCTCGGCGTGCTTGAGCAATGTCTGGATAGCATGGTAAACCGCGACCAACCGGACCCGGCCAAGCGGACCGGCATCATGGGCCTGGACAGCTCGCGGACGATGGGCGGCGCGGAGATTACCACGTACGACAGCCTGGACGTGTCGCTCGGTCAGGCGCGCAACAACATTTATTTGGCCGGCAAAAGCTGGGCCGCCTACGTGGCGATGGAGAAGCTGCTGCGGGATAACGGCCGCGAAGAGCAGGCGGCGCTGGCCGGCCGGCAGGCCGAGCTGTGCGCGCGGACGATCGTGGCTCACATGCAGCCGGGCGGCTACATTCCCGCCGTGATTCAGGAGAACAACGACTCGAAAATCATTCCGGCGATCGAAGGCTTGATTTTCCCGCTGTATACGGGATGCGGGGAGGCGCTGGACAGAGGCGGCCGGTTCGGCGAGTACATCGCGGCGCTGGCGGAGCATTTGCGCGCGGTGCTGAAGCCCGGCGTCTGCCTGTTCGAAGACGGCGGCTGGAAGCTGTCCTCGACGAGCAACAATTCCTGGCTCAGCAAAATCTACCTGTGCCAGTTCATCGCCCGCCGCATTCTTGGCCTGCCGTGGGATGAGCAGGGCCGGGCCGCCGACGCGGCGCACGCCGCCTGGCTCACCTCCGAGCAGAACGCCTACTGGAGCTGGAGCGACCAGATGATGGCCGGCGTCATTTGCGGCAGCCGCTACTACCCGCGCGGCGTAACCGCCATTTTGTGGCTGGACGAGAAATAG